One window of the Corynebacterium glutamicum ATCC 13032 genome contains the following:
- a CDS encoding ATP-binding cassette domain-containing protein: MLSICAKIGYSTTIAEVEMNFRKGQTYGICGENGSGKSTLLRTLCGEIHPIDGYATIDDQSVTEPSSIGKIIKISTPEFYPDISIGEHFKILTKTTKVDYDDAIKRWNLEKLLEKSPNRVSSGQQQRSFLALQLGVKCDVIVLDEPERHLDSFWIRILSEELKDRAKSGTTVILASHSQEILKVCDEVISLERYLNANK, encoded by the coding sequence ATGCTTTCAATTTGCGCAAAAATTGGATATTCGACGACAATTGCAGAAGTGGAAATGAACTTCCGAAAGGGACAAACATATGGTATTTGCGGTGAAAACGGATCTGGAAAATCGACACTTCTTCGCACCCTGTGCGGGGAAATCCATCCAATTGACGGGTATGCAACTATAGATGACCAAAGTGTCACCGAACCAAGTTCTATCGGTAAAATTATAAAGATTTCTACCCCCGAATTCTATCCCGATATTTCAATTGGAGAGCACTTTAAGATACTGACTAAAACCACAAAGGTGGACTATGATGACGCCATTAAACGCTGGAATCTGGAAAAACTCCTTGAGAAATCACCTAATCGAGTATCGAGCGGGCAGCAACAACGCAGCTTTCTAGCTTTACAATTGGGGGTGAAATGCGATGTGATTGTCTTGGATGAGCCGGAGAGGCATTTAGATTCTTTCTGGATAAGAATCCTATCGGAGGAACTGAAAGACCGAGCCAAAAGTGGTACGACTGTGATTTTAGCCAGTCATTCACAAGAGATTCTTAAAGTTTGTGACGAGGTAATCTCACTCGAAAGATATTTAAATGCAAATAAATAA
- a CDS encoding ABC transporter permease, whose translation MIKFAILLAVVLGISFSTVSWVFDQYKLNANDYSPISSFVWNLIFIIGLSTLVEKFLPLLSISKLEWIYHVRPLGQLSFGRFSPILQLSVFALFGLLVGAANGHFWIWLMISLLARLVTGLFKRKSIPNLLSAGRRKILSEASLNVLDSALVADSTTVAHLKWIDRPPTGNYLILTFRRFLRRPHIALTMLVVISFTFSFSNVFGNFTPCLFFLLWSILGADVARCADFSKLKGPNHLKVVTLIVHGLFALAIMLIITGTIQMLPYGILILPSILWTGIVRSRARRVDQITYIDSGVIGPISPEIIKFYLSGLLPTVVVSIIIVSLLN comes from the coding sequence GTGATCAAATTTGCAATACTGTTGGCTGTTGTCTTAGGTATTTCGTTTTCAACGGTGTCGTGGGTTTTTGATCAATACAAATTGAATGCAAATGATTACTCCCCGATATCTTCATTTGTCTGGAATCTGATATTCATCATAGGTTTATCGACTCTAGTAGAAAAATTTCTACCGCTCCTATCAATCTCAAAACTAGAGTGGATATATCATGTGAGACCCTTAGGCCAATTGTCTTTTGGTCGGTTTAGCCCAATCTTGCAACTGAGTGTATTCGCTCTCTTTGGACTTCTTGTTGGTGCTGCGAATGGGCATTTTTGGATATGGCTCATGATCAGCCTCTTAGCTAGACTAGTCACAGGCCTTTTTAAGAGAAAATCAATTCCAAATCTTCTTTCTGCAGGTAGAAGAAAAATTTTGTCGGAAGCCAGCCTTAACGTTTTGGATTCTGCACTAGTCGCAGATAGCACAACAGTCGCTCATCTAAAATGGATAGACCGACCCCCCACCGGAAACTACCTCATACTCACTTTTAGAAGATTTTTAAGAAGACCCCATATCGCTTTGACAATGCTAGTGGTCATCTCTTTCACATTCTCTTTTTCCAATGTTTTTGGAAATTTTACCCCTTGCTTATTTTTCCTACTGTGGTCCATTTTAGGTGCCGATGTGGCGCGGTGCGCAGACTTCTCTAAGCTAAAAGGACCAAACCACCTTAAAGTCGTGACTCTTATTGTGCATGGGTTATTCGCGCTAGCGATCATGCTAATAATCACAGGGACAATCCAAATGCTGCCCTACGGGATTTTAATACTGCCAAGCATTCTTTGGACAGGAATAGTCAGAAGTCGAGCGAGGAGAGTAGATCAAATCACCTATATAGACAGCGGCGTTATAGGCCCAATTTCCCCAGAAATCATCAAGTTCTATTTATCAGGTTTACTACCGACTGTAGTAGTGTCAATTATTATTGTTTCCCTACTAAATTAA
- a CDS encoding T3SS effector HopA1 family protein has product MRNLHETIDKIKNSMVFLNDQTFTIPPYTGHPETENVHVTSLEANSVLASYIYSQYHARATEVIPLTTKLDIVRFLRADPYLMGLSGDPNQEQAIPKMSLVRSPGFVHSFGNRKWVQPKKSIGRIYMSAKNAVERTEIFLATLQIAENSNLIFQGKTSWNTSLLRTDDIVFYFPLESHFSEAQRLIKKFLPFRSDDGLVESFFTSYLAPGVSKAVEVPTAKNNGLSFGMEWSTICAQLIIEEFSGKSVTIAEKLSEWGIPQKEAHA; this is encoded by the coding sequence GTGAGGAATTTGCACGAAACGATAGACAAGATCAAAAACTCAATGGTCTTTTTAAATGATCAAACCTTTACGATACCACCGTATACAGGGCATCCAGAAACAGAAAACGTCCATGTAACTTCGCTGGAAGCCAATTCGGTACTGGCTAGTTATATTTATTCTCAATATCATGCCCGAGCAACAGAAGTAATTCCTCTTACAACCAAGCTTGACATAGTTCGCTTTCTCAGAGCTGATCCATATCTCATGGGCCTTTCGGGAGATCCGAATCAAGAACAAGCGATACCGAAAATGTCATTAGTCCGATCGCCTGGATTCGTCCACAGTTTTGGAAATCGTAAGTGGGTTCAACCAAAAAAATCAATAGGCAGAATTTACATGTCCGCGAAAAACGCGGTAGAGCGAACCGAAATATTTTTAGCTACTTTACAAATCGCTGAGAATAGCAATCTAATATTTCAGGGGAAAACTAGTTGGAACACATCCCTCCTGCGGACTGATGATATTGTATTCTACTTTCCGTTGGAATCTCATTTCTCGGAAGCACAAAGGCTGATCAAAAAATTTTTACCCTTTCGATCAGATGACGGCTTAGTTGAATCATTCTTTACTTCCTATTTGGCACCAGGTGTGAGTAAAGCTGTTGAAGTCCCAACTGCTAAGAACAATGGGCTCAGTTTTGGTATGGAATGGTCCACCATTTGCGCCCAACTAATAATCGAAGAATTTTCAGGAAAATCCGTCACGATCGCAGAAAAACTATCCGAATGGGGTATTCCTCAGAAGGAGGCCCACGCATAA
- a CDS encoding flavoprotein — translation MSALSIPGLIFSLRSSHPNLNFTPYLTQSASRIVTMTSMATLSGVTPRNSDWGSEPEATPSHIQIESESDAYLIAPATLDFLARFARYDCSTPFSLALQCTKKPILVAPSLPPGGKDSIAYKSLSMDLLKWENLRLLSPIETKSASSPNASSSGFGSATRLIEFMLENLQGT, via the coding sequence ATGTCGGCCCTATCAATACCGGGTCTAATTTTCTCACTTCGCTCATCACATCCTAACCTTAATTTCACTCCCTATCTAACACAAAGCGCAAGTCGAATCGTCACTATGACCAGTATGGCCACGCTAAGTGGAGTGACTCCTAGAAATAGTGACTGGGGGTCAGAACCAGAGGCTACACCCAGCCACATTCAAATCGAATCAGAGTCAGATGCATATCTGATTGCCCCAGCGACCCTTGATTTTCTAGCTCGCTTTGCGCGTTATGATTGTTCGACCCCTTTCTCCCTTGCTCTTCAATGTACGAAAAAGCCAATTCTCGTAGCACCGTCCTTGCCGCCTGGGGGGAAAGATTCAATAGCATATAAGTCACTAAGCATGGACCTCTTAAAGTGGGAGAATTTACGGTTATTGAGTCCTATCGAAACTAAAAGTGCTTCTTCCCCAAACGCATCGTCATCCGGCTTCGGATCTGCCACACGATTAATCGAATTCATGTTAGAAAACCTACAGGGTACTTAG